A genomic stretch from Chitinophaga agri includes:
- a CDS encoding type I restriction endonuclease subunit R → MQLPSFIEDHISQIPALQLLMKLGYRYLTPQEALEARGNRSSNVLLDTVLKKQLEEINKIEYRGKEFAFSEANINNAILALRDLPLQDGFIAANKTFHELITLGKSFEQSVLGDKKSFSFKYIDWEHPENNVFHITEEFPVLRSGRTDTYRPDIILFINGIPMVVIECKSPKIKDPINQSIEQHLRNQKEDGIRSLYHYSNMVIGLAVNEAVYGTTATSKEFWSLWREQFLSLQDEQRYTQTLQQLKNSSLPDNDKTVLFKERFRYVLQYFNQLEQEQLTVTEQDRLLYNLCRKDRLLDLMYNFILFDDGTKKVTRYQQYFAVKRTLDRISKVPSDGKRQGGVIWHTQGSGKSLTMVMLAQLIAMHPDIKNPRIVLVTDRVDLDDQITDTFKKCHKLVRQATKGASKEAVKKFNGEELTEKELEEFKKDSSLLGYLLQSDDAIITTIVNKFESLVNKAVASFDSSEIFVLVDEGHRSHYGPMGVKVRKVFPNACFIAFTGTPLMKREKSTADKFGGIVPGTIYTIADAVADKAVVPLLYEGRHNIMHVNEKPLDTFFDRVSEPLTEYGKVTLKRKFSARNKLVQSLAFIENTAWDITKHFTDNIQETPFKAQLVAPNKLSALRYREKLIEIGKINRQLKVSVELLISPPDDREGEEDAFEESDDKVKSFYKSMMDKYGNAEKYEKAIINSFKKQEEPEIIIVVDKLLTGFDAPRNQVLYLTRNLKEHTLLQAIARVNRLYPGKDYGYIIDYYGNLENLDDALHTYAGLEEYDQEELAGSLIKIINEVEKLPQVHSELWDIFKEIKNKYDEPAYEELLADEAKRHSFYDKLSLYARFLRLALSNVEFSSITPEKQIEKYKKDAAFFLALRVSVKRRYSDELNYKEYESQVQKLIDKHITSEGDVLKITELVNIFNKEERQAVLEKITGKAAKADHIASRTIKAINIRMDEDPVYYKKLSELIKRTIEDYHQQRINEAEYLARTTEFENSFFNDKRENVPIAIKDNPIAIAFYNLVVEELKDDLAQKSNKLDIAAEIAVAIEEIIKANIFDNGSAVVDWQKNDDIKGKMRIEIDDMLYEIKAKYDLDISFDHIDQLIEACIKVAEIKYKS, encoded by the coding sequence ATGCAACTCCCATCATTCATAGAAGATCACATCTCCCAGATTCCAGCCCTGCAACTACTGATGAAATTGGGCTATCGCTATCTTACCCCACAAGAAGCCTTGGAAGCCCGTGGTAACCGCAGCTCCAACGTACTGCTGGACACAGTTTTAAAGAAGCAACTCGAAGAGATCAATAAGATCGAATACAGAGGAAAAGAATTCGCATTCAGCGAAGCTAACATTAACAACGCTATCCTGGCTTTAAGAGATTTGCCGCTGCAGGATGGATTTATTGCTGCCAACAAAACATTTCATGAGCTAATTACACTGGGGAAAAGCTTTGAACAATCAGTGCTGGGAGATAAGAAAAGTTTTTCCTTCAAATACATAGATTGGGAACACCCAGAGAATAATGTATTCCATATTACAGAGGAATTTCCGGTACTTCGTTCCGGTAGAACGGATACATATCGTCCTGATATAATACTGTTTATCAATGGTATTCCCATGGTGGTGATTGAATGTAAAAGCCCGAAGATCAAAGACCCCATTAACCAGAGCATTGAGCAACACTTGCGCAATCAAAAGGAGGATGGTATCCGTTCACTATACCATTACTCCAATATGGTAATTGGGTTAGCGGTAAACGAAGCTGTGTATGGAACCACCGCAACATCAAAAGAATTCTGGAGTCTATGGAGAGAGCAGTTCCTGAGCCTACAGGACGAGCAGCGTTATACACAAACCTTACAGCAGCTTAAAAATTCATCATTACCAGATAACGACAAAACAGTACTCTTCAAAGAACGTTTTCGTTACGTGTTGCAATACTTCAATCAGCTGGAACAGGAACAGCTTACTGTTACAGAACAGGATAGGCTATTATATAACCTTTGTCGTAAAGACCGACTGCTGGATTTGATGTATAACTTCATCCTGTTCGATGATGGCACTAAAAAAGTGACCCGTTACCAACAATACTTCGCAGTGAAACGAACGCTGGATCGTATAAGTAAAGTGCCATCTGATGGGAAAAGACAGGGTGGAGTTATCTGGCACACACAAGGAAGTGGTAAATCATTAACTATGGTAATGCTGGCGCAGCTTATCGCCATGCATCCGGATATTAAAAATCCGCGAATCGTTTTAGTAACCGATCGGGTAGATCTCGACGACCAGATAACTGACACTTTTAAGAAATGCCATAAACTGGTACGACAGGCAACCAAAGGAGCCTCAAAGGAAGCTGTTAAGAAATTTAATGGTGAAGAGCTGACCGAAAAAGAACTTGAGGAGTTTAAAAAGGACTCCAGCTTATTAGGCTATTTGTTACAGTCTGATGATGCTATTATCACCACAATAGTAAATAAGTTTGAATCTCTGGTCAATAAAGCCGTGGCAAGTTTTGATTCCTCCGAGATATTTGTATTAGTGGACGAAGGACATCGCAGTCATTATGGGCCTATGGGTGTTAAAGTTAGAAAGGTTTTCCCCAATGCTTGCTTTATTGCCTTTACTGGTACTCCGCTAATGAAAAGGGAAAAAAGTACTGCTGATAAATTTGGTGGTATTGTACCGGGAACAATCTACACAATAGCTGATGCGGTTGCTGATAAAGCCGTCGTACCACTGCTCTACGAGGGAAGACATAATATTATGCATGTGAACGAAAAGCCTTTAGACACTTTTTTTGACAGAGTTTCTGAACCATTGACAGAGTATGGGAAGGTAACATTGAAAAGAAAATTTTCTGCCAGGAACAAACTTGTGCAGTCGCTTGCATTTATTGAGAATACAGCATGGGACATAACAAAGCATTTTACAGACAATATACAAGAGACACCATTTAAGGCTCAGTTAGTAGCACCTAATAAGCTTTCTGCCCTTAGGTACAGGGAAAAACTCATTGAAATAGGAAAAATAAACCGACAACTAAAAGTGTCTGTTGAGTTACTGATATCTCCACCAGATGACAGGGAAGGGGAAGAGGATGCTTTTGAAGAAAGCGATGATAAAGTGAAATCCTTCTACAAATCAATGATGGATAAATATGGGAATGCGGAGAAGTATGAAAAGGCTATCATAAACAGTTTTAAAAAGCAGGAAGAACCTGAAATTATTATTGTAGTAGACAAGTTGTTGACAGGTTTTGACGCACCACGTAACCAGGTGTTATATCTTACAAGAAACCTTAAGGAACATACTTTACTGCAGGCAATAGCAAGGGTGAACCGGTTGTATCCAGGCAAGGATTACGGGTATATCATTGATTATTACGGCAACCTGGAGAATCTGGACGATGCATTACATACATATGCAGGCCTGGAGGAGTACGATCAGGAAGAACTGGCAGGCTCTCTTATCAAGATTATTAATGAAGTAGAAAAGCTCCCTCAAGTTCATTCAGAACTCTGGGACATTTTCAAGGAAATAAAGAATAAATACGATGAACCCGCTTATGAAGAACTACTTGCGGATGAAGCAAAACGGCATAGCTTCTACGACAAACTCTCTTTATACGCAAGATTTTTAAGATTAGCTCTTTCTAATGTTGAGTTTAGTAGTATTACACCGGAAAAGCAGATTGAAAAATACAAAAAAGATGCTGCATTCTTTCTGGCCTTAAGAGTATCTGTAAAACGGCGTTACTCAGATGAATTGAACTATAAAGAATATGAGTCACAGGTACAAAAGTTAATTGACAAGCATATCACTTCTGAAGGTGATGTACTTAAGATTACAGAGTTAGTAAATATCTTCAATAAAGAGGAAAGGCAGGCGGTTTTGGAAAAGATTACTGGTAAAGCTGCAAAAGCAGATCATATTGCCAGCCGCACTATAAAAGCGATCAACATCCGAATGGATGAAGATCCGGTTTATTATAAGAAGTTATCTGAGTTGATTAAAAGAACTATTGAAGATTATCACCAGCAACGGATTAATGAAGCTGAATATCTGGCTAGAACTACTGAATTTGAAAATAGCTTCTTTAATGATAAACGGGAAAATGTTCCTATAGCCATAAAAGATAACCCCATCGCTATTGCTTTTTACAACCTGGTAGTTGAAGAATTGAAAGATGACTTAGCACAGAAATCGAACAAGCTTGACATAGCTGCTGAAATTGCAGTAGCTATTGAAGAAATAATTAAAGCAAATATATTTGATAATGGATCTGCTGTAGTTGATTGGCAGAAGAACGACGATATCAAAGGTAAAATGCGAATCGAGATAGATGATATGTTGTATGAAATTAAAGCAAAGTACGATTTGGATATTAGCTTCGATCATATTGATCAACTAATAGAAGCATGCATCAAAGTGGCGGAAATAAAATATAAGAGCTAA
- the ltrA gene encoding group II intron reverse transcriptase/maturase, translating into MIDYYETKQHPVTKKMVLDAYKKVKENNASGGIDGESIEDFSIDASKNLYRIWNRMTSGCYYPPVVKSVEIPKKSGGVRILGIPTISDRIAQQVVKNYLEPIVEGSFHEDSYGYRPGKNAHQALEKATARCGYYSWVVDIDIRAFFDSIDHELLLKAIEWYTKEKWILMYIKRWLKAGIMCNGEVRRGEKGTPQGGVISPLLANIFLHFVFDKWMEKNHSNMPFERYCDDAIIHCTTEKQANFIKGAITRRMIDCQLMLNEEKTRIVYCKNHIHTEAHRSVSFDFLGYTFRPLGRPTKNGWKLMYFPCMSDSSKKAVRQKVREVVRRRFQGTILNIARILNPKIRGWYQYYCVYSKWTTHGLWYWLNLKLVRWIMENRKLGKGRAHIWLVRVYETNPRLFEHWSFIRPY; encoded by the coding sequence ATGATTGATTATTATGAAACAAAGCAACATCCGGTGACCAAGAAAATGGTACTGGATGCTTACAAGAAAGTAAAGGAAAATAATGCAAGTGGTGGAATCGACGGAGAAAGTATAGAAGATTTTTCGATTGATGCGTCAAAGAATCTATATCGGATTTGGAACAGAATGACATCTGGATGTTATTACCCGCCAGTTGTGAAAAGCGTTGAAATTCCAAAGAAATCTGGCGGTGTGCGTATTCTTGGCATACCTACAATATCAGATCGCATAGCTCAACAGGTTGTGAAAAATTATCTTGAACCTATCGTGGAAGGCAGCTTCCATGAGGATAGTTATGGATATCGTCCCGGTAAGAATGCACATCAGGCCTTGGAGAAAGCCACTGCACGGTGTGGTTATTATAGTTGGGTGGTTGATATTGATATTCGAGCGTTTTTTGATAGTATAGATCACGAACTGTTGTTGAAGGCAATCGAGTGGTATACAAAAGAGAAATGGATTCTAATGTATATTAAGCGATGGCTTAAGGCTGGAATTATGTGTAACGGAGAAGTTAGACGTGGGGAAAAGGGCACTCCTCAGGGAGGAGTAATAAGCCCGCTACTAGCTAACATCTTCCTTCACTTTGTATTTGATAAATGGATGGAAAAGAATCACTCAAACATGCCTTTTGAACGGTATTGTGACGATGCAATTATACACTGTACGACAGAAAAACAGGCAAATTTCATCAAAGGTGCAATTACCAGGAGGATGATAGATTGTCAGTTGATGCTGAATGAGGAAAAGACGCGTATAGTTTATTGCAAAAATCATATACATACTGAAGCACATCGAAGTGTAAGCTTTGACTTTCTGGGTTATACTTTTCGACCATTAGGCAGACCAACTAAGAACGGCTGGAAACTTATGTATTTTCCGTGTATGAGTGACTCGTCTAAAAAAGCAGTTAGGCAAAAAGTGAGAGAGGTAGTAAGAAGACGTTTCCAAGGCACGATTTTGAACATCGCAAGGATACTAAACCCTAAAATCAGGGGATGGTATCAGTATTATTGTGTATACTCAAAGTGGACAACACATGGATTGTGGTACTGGCTAAATCTAAAATTGGTAAGATGGATAATGGAAAATAGAAAACTTGGAAAGGGACGGGCGCATATATGGCTTGTAAGAGTCTACGAAACCAATCCCCGATTATTTGAACACTGGTCATTTATTCGCCCATATTAA
- the tnpC gene encoding IS66 family transposase, which translates to MLDKDKKGSTHRGYYWLYQDSINKLLVFDYQPGRGREGPAEMLKDFYGTLQTDAYSAYNSIVDTNNITLIHCLAHARRYFSDAIYSDRERAEYVLEQLQLVYQIERDSRALNHDNEKRAASRQKHSLPILKKLGSWMEDQYKQVLPQSPIGKALAYSIKRWDKLCAFVYDGKLHPDNNAAERSIRATVIGRKNYLFAGSHESAKRIAMLYSLIGTCKLHNINPSLWLKDVLMVINDHPINRIKELLPHIWITKQK; encoded by the coding sequence GTGCTCGACAAGGATAAGAAAGGGAGCACTCATCGGGGGTATTACTGGCTCTATCAGGATAGTATTAACAAGCTGCTTGTCTTTGATTATCAACCCGGGCGTGGCCGAGAAGGACCCGCAGAAATGCTGAAAGATTTTTATGGTACGCTGCAAACAGACGCTTACTCTGCATATAATAGCATCGTTGACACCAATAATATAACATTGATCCACTGTCTTGCTCATGCAAGAAGGTACTTCTCTGACGCTATTTACAGCGACCGAGAAAGAGCAGAATATGTATTGGAACAGTTACAGCTCGTCTATCAGATTGAACGCGATAGCAGGGCGTTAAATCACGACAATGAAAAACGAGCAGCTTCAAGACAGAAGCACTCCTTACCTATACTGAAGAAATTAGGAAGCTGGATGGAAGACCAATACAAGCAGGTACTTCCACAAAGCCCGATAGGAAAAGCCCTTGCCTATAGTATAAAACGCTGGGATAAACTCTGTGCCTTCGTGTATGATGGAAAGCTACATCCAGATAATAACGCGGCTGAGAGATCTATAAGAGCGACTGTTATAGGCCGAAAGAATTACCTCTTTGCCGGGAGCCATGAATCAGCAAAGCGAATTGCAATGCTCTACAGCCTGATCGGAACCTGTAAACTACATAACATTAATCCCAGCCTTTGGCTAAAGGACGTTTTAATGGTCATTAACGACCATCCCATCAACAGAATCAAAGAGCTCCTACCTCATATCTGGATCACGAAGCAAAAGTAA
- the tnpA gene encoding IS66 family insertion sequence element accessory protein TnpA — translation MQSSNNSTIRSFTISEKKNIAMQWSQSNVKMQVFCDNHGITVSMLKNWRKQFATPAKVPRRKHFIQLTPSKASIPDIALPFAEVISLSGNRIIFHSAVNTDMLKELLNSK, via the coding sequence ATGCAATCATCCAATAATTCCACGATACGTTCATTTACAATATCGGAGAAGAAGAATATCGCGATGCAATGGAGCCAGTCAAACGTAAAGATGCAAGTGTTTTGTGATAATCATGGAATCACGGTCTCCATGCTCAAGAACTGGAGGAAGCAGTTTGCCACTCCTGCAAAAGTTCCCAGACGAAAACATTTCATTCAGCTCACACCTTCTAAGGCGAGTATACCAGATATTGCACTTCCATTCGCGGAGGTGATATCTTTATCAGGTAACAGGATAATTTTTCATTCGGCGGTCAATACAGACATGCTAAAAGAGCTACTAAACAGTAAATAA
- a CDS encoding IS66 family transposase — MSTSAEDNDYKQLYESAINKVEQLQHELNQLKKMIFGVRQERFIPADKNQLALDIPTEQSAAVCNVLDAKKVTYVKVVKQDATQARDSRHTIPSHLRREDVIIDPDHIPAGSKHIGTTETEVLEYKPAEIYVVRYIRNKYLLPSADETSSKIIVGPLPTLPVAKSMMGPGLLAQLVVEKICDHLPVHRQQQRLERDGIKLPYSTLSDGFAKTAALITPIYRALVTEVLNADYLQADETVCLEVT, encoded by the coding sequence ATGAGTACGTCAGCAGAAGATAATGATTACAAACAGCTCTATGAGTCTGCCATCAACAAGGTTGAGCAGCTGCAGCATGAATTGAATCAGCTCAAGAAGATGATTTTCGGAGTTCGTCAGGAGCGATTTATTCCCGCAGATAAGAATCAACTGGCACTCGATATTCCAACAGAACAATCTGCTGCTGTTTGCAACGTGTTAGATGCAAAGAAGGTGACTTATGTGAAAGTTGTAAAACAAGATGCGACTCAAGCCAGAGATAGCCGTCATACCATACCATCTCACTTACGAAGAGAAGATGTAATTATAGATCCAGACCATATACCAGCTGGTAGTAAACATATTGGCACCACTGAAACTGAAGTGCTGGAATACAAACCCGCTGAAATTTATGTAGTCCGTTACATCCGTAACAAGTACCTTCTCCCATCTGCGGATGAGACGTCGTCAAAAATTATTGTTGGACCTTTGCCAACATTACCAGTTGCAAAATCGATGATGGGGCCAGGCTTACTGGCTCAACTGGTTGTTGAGAAGATCTGCGATCATCTCCCCGTGCATCGCCAGCAACAACGTCTGGAAAGAGATGGCATAAAGCTACCATACTCAACGCTGAGTGATGGTTTTGCTAAGACAGCTGCGTTAATTACTCCTATATACAGAGCGCTGGTAACAGAAGTACTCAACGCTGACTATTTGCAGGCTGATGAGACAGTGTGCCTTGAAGTAACATGA
- a CDS encoding restriction endonuclease subunit S — MSNQNAHKPGYKHTPLGWIPEEWEVKEVGEIAKISSGGTPDRKNTGYWNGSIPWISTSLIDFNTITKADQFITEAGLKASSAKMFEPGTILMAMYGQGKTRGKVAKLGIRASTNQACAALIVDKTVNVDFLFQNFLHNYNNIRKLSNTGSQENLNGELIKSINIKLPTSLEQRQIAAILSTWDEAISKTQQLITQLQQRNKGLLQALLRPKTGWKEKKLSEIFERVIRRNTVANNNVVTISARRGFVKQNDFFKKIVASDILDNYFLIHKGEFSYNKSYSNGYDWGAIKRLNNFDEAVVTTLYICFRIKNENVHSGDFFEFFFDACLLDRGLSKIAHEGGRAHGLLNVTPKDFFSLNVCVPNYNEQLRIFNILSVAKSELSLYEQKLATLQRQKKGLMQKLFTGEVRVKLN; from the coding sequence ATGAGCAACCAAAATGCACATAAACCAGGTTACAAACATACGCCATTGGGATGGATACCGGAGGAGTGGGAAGTGAAGGAAGTTGGAGAAATAGCAAAAATTTCTTCAGGAGGGACGCCTGACAGGAAAAATACCGGCTATTGGAATGGCTCAATTCCTTGGATTTCAACTTCATTAATTGATTTCAATACAATCACTAAAGCTGACCAGTTTATTACAGAAGCAGGTTTGAAGGCTTCATCAGCCAAAATGTTTGAGCCAGGGACAATTTTAATGGCAATGTATGGTCAAGGCAAAACTAGGGGAAAAGTTGCAAAACTTGGAATACGTGCCAGTACTAATCAGGCTTGCGCCGCACTAATTGTTGACAAAACAGTCAATGTTGATTTCCTGTTCCAAAATTTTTTACATAACTACAACAACATCAGAAAACTAAGTAATACTGGAAGTCAAGAAAATCTGAATGGAGAATTAATTAAATCTATTAATATTAAGCTTCCTACATCATTAGAACAAAGACAAATCGCTGCCATTCTCTCCACTTGGGATGAAGCAATCTCCAAAACCCAACAGTTAATTACCCAGCTACAACAAAGAAACAAGGGTTTGTTACAAGCTTTGCTAAGACCGAAAACTGGCTGGAAAGAGAAAAAGCTATCCGAAATATTTGAAAGAGTTATAAGAAGAAACACCGTAGCAAACAATAATGTGGTTACCATTTCTGCTCGAAGGGGCTTCGTGAAACAAAATGATTTCTTCAAAAAAATAGTTGCGAGCGACATTTTAGATAATTACTTTCTCATACACAAAGGTGAATTCAGCTATAATAAAAGCTATTCCAATGGCTATGATTGGGGAGCAATAAAGCGCTTGAATAATTTCGATGAAGCTGTTGTTACAACACTTTACATCTGCTTCCGGATAAAAAATGAGAACGTGCATTCAGGTGACTTTTTTGAGTTTTTCTTCGATGCTTGTTTACTTGATCGTGGATTATCAAAAATTGCTCATGAAGGAGGGAGAGCACATGGCTTACTCAATGTGACTCCTAAGGACTTTTTTAGCCTAAACGTTTGTGTGCCGAATTATAATGAGCAACTAAGAATATTCAATATCCTGTCTGTAGCTAAGTCGGAATTAAGTCTTTACGAACAAAAGCTTGCTACCTTACAACGGCAGAAGAAAGGTCTAATGCAGAAATTATTTACAGGTGAAGTACGGGTTAAACTGAACTAA
- a CDS encoding P-loop NTPase family protein produces the protein MTISSHFDYKEVLRRLQQKGQESFGRHFRLLKEDLPVIIPIVAWMLRDEEVAGQCKIDLNKGIYLAGPVGTGKTQLMHLMRCLTDRHYDYEVYSCPKIAIDFAYSGISAILPYTYSNMDVKRSVAAICCFDDLGKEIVSIR, from the coding sequence ATGACTATCAGCAGCCATTTTGACTATAAAGAAGTCTTACGCAGACTGCAACAGAAAGGCCAGGAATCTTTCGGGCGTCATTTCCGTTTATTGAAAGAAGACCTGCCGGTCATTATACCGATCGTCGCCTGGATGTTACGTGACGAAGAAGTAGCCGGGCAATGTAAGATCGATCTCAATAAAGGCATCTATCTCGCTGGGCCCGTCGGAACAGGAAAAACTCAACTCATGCATCTGATGCGTTGTCTCACCGACAGGCATTACGATTATGAGGTATATAGTTGCCCAAAAATTGCGATAGACTTTGCCTATAGCGGTATTTCCGCCATTCTGCCATACACATACAGCAATATGGATGTCAAACGAAGCGTTGCTGCGATCTGTTGTTTTGACGATCTGGGTAAAGAAATCGTAAGTATCCGGTAG
- a CDS encoding M48 family metallopeptidase, with protein MEYQLMFGSRLIDFTLHYQERKSLRIIVNPEGTVEVLAPIAAREVDLIKKVRQKAPWILKQIDYFNSYKPTTPPRRFINGETHLYLGRQYRLKIVPDEKNIVKAYRGQLWMYTVNNQPAALKEQLNKWYKERAKEVFNELLQESLPKFKQYRIAMPILTMRFMSKRWGSCTPKGKIILNTELIKAPKGSIEYVIIHELCHLVHHNHTRAFQNLQNKMMPDWEKWKDRLEYSLA; from the coding sequence ATGGAATATCAATTGATGTTTGGTAGCAGACTTATTGATTTTACGCTTCACTATCAGGAACGGAAGTCATTACGCATAATAGTGAATCCTGAAGGAACTGTAGAAGTTTTAGCGCCCATAGCCGCCAGAGAGGTAGATCTAATAAAAAAGGTTAGGCAGAAAGCTCCCTGGATATTAAAGCAAATCGATTATTTCAATTCCTATAAGCCTACTACACCTCCCAGGAGATTCATTAATGGGGAAACACACCTTTATCTGGGGCGCCAATACAGATTAAAAATTGTGCCGGATGAAAAGAATATAGTAAAGGCGTATCGTGGACAACTATGGATGTATACCGTAAACAATCAACCAGCAGCATTGAAGGAGCAGTTGAACAAATGGTATAAAGAAAGAGCTAAGGAAGTCTTCAATGAATTATTGCAAGAATCATTGCCAAAATTTAAGCAATACAGGATAGCAATGCCAATATTGACAATGCGTTTTATGTCAAAGCGCTGGGGCAGCTGCACGCCTAAAGGGAAAATCATTTTGAATACCGAGCTTATTAAGGCTCCCAAAGGAAGTATAGAATACGTCATTATTCACGAGCTCTGTCATCTGGTGCACCATAATCATACAAGGGCATTTCAGAATCTTCAAAACAAAATGATGCCTGATTGGGAAAAATGGAAGGACAGGTTAGAGTATAGCTTAGCGTAA
- a CDS encoding TlpA family protein disulfide reductase, giving the protein MKQLLLLLTLGFASCTTVPDADDLPKDPKALPSIILLKGDTVTKYSTDSLAKGRPTLLYYYGPGCLPCDTLTQKMLASIDTLKDVNLLFLSAGSFHDVKVYQDKYNVEQFPNVKLGLDYNNTFFRYYGGQAYPLLVFYDKDRQIKRANLGAMPLDTIRAIIDK; this is encoded by the coding sequence ATGAAACAGCTACTCCTTTTATTGACCCTGGGATTCGCCAGCTGTACCACTGTTCCCGATGCCGACGATTTACCGAAAGATCCCAAAGCATTGCCATCGATCATATTATTAAAGGGAGATACCGTGACCAAATACAGCACGGACAGTCTGGCGAAGGGGCGTCCTACTTTGTTGTACTACTATGGACCGGGATGTTTGCCATGTGATACACTGACGCAGAAGATGCTTGCATCGATAGATACGTTGAAGGATGTGAATCTGTTATTCCTCAGTGCCGGTTCGTTTCATGATGTAAAAGTATACCAGGACAAATACAATGTGGAGCAATTCCCGAACGTGAAACTGGGGTTGGATTATAATAATACATTCTTCCGGTATTACGGCGGACAGGCCTATCCTTTGCTGGTGTTCTATGATAAAGACAGGCAGATCAAACGTGCGAATTTAGGAGCGATGCCGCTGGATACGATCCGTGCGATCATTGATAAGTAG
- the tnpB gene encoding IS66 family insertion sequence element accessory protein TnpB (TnpB, as the term is used for proteins encoded by IS66 family insertion elements, is considered an accessory protein, since TnpC, encoded by a neighboring gene, is a DDE family transposase.) gives MLALSSSCRYFLYTQPIMISSSFYKLAAIVNQQMHLDPLTGDVYIFFNRRATHIKLLQWQQDGFAIYYKRLEKGTFEIPKPGGVQSSLTSTQLMLILQGIQMDKVQYRRRYFRQSADH, from the coding sequence ATGCTGGCACTCTCGTCCTCATGCAGGTATTTTCTGTATACTCAGCCAATCATGATAAGTAGTAGCTTTTACAAACTGGCGGCTATTGTCAATCAACAGATGCATTTGGATCCTTTAACCGGGGATGTCTATATTTTCTTTAACCGCAGAGCTACACATATCAAGCTACTTCAATGGCAGCAAGATGGATTTGCGATTTATTACAAGCGGCTTGAGAAGGGAACATTTGAGATTCCCAAACCAGGTGGGGTACAGTCTTCGCTTACTTCTACACAATTGATGCTTATTCTGCAAGGCATTCAGATGGATAAAGTCCAGTACCGCAGGCGGTATTTTCGACAATCTGCCGATCATTAA